Proteins encoded by one window of Enterobacter hormaechei subsp. xiangfangensis:
- a CDS encoding peptidase domain-containing ABC transporter, with protein MFSLFQYKKQGKTPVIRQHEFTECGLACLAMVLGHYDHHVSVSQLRREISVSADAGTSMAELMTLASDKNMSGRVLKGEITEIETSELPLIAFWRSNHFVVIVKIDSRSVTVHDPASGVRRYRLKEAEKLFSGYVLELKPTPCFEKKSPDEKLTLGRLANKSPSLFQRQLLLFVLCIFTLITMLASPTYVQLIMDEAISRSDSDLVILLTAIFAIVFIFEVIGKFLKQLLEILMRNIAYDDLSQSVRHYMLRTQTSWFRSRPPGIVLAIEKSLHACAEFISNGYVQILFSSLIAVTSLLFMLLYNVKIALLTMLLMGVFFLIRFSLIGPYQRAVDDSIERTAQYESLLVETQKGIITLKANNMEQARDAVMDKSQREHIAGLMRKERLLARFDVASLLVINAEQLLVVCFGAWLILEGQMSIGMLYAYISYKRYFSDAMVQVAQKLLDKNALKGPLDRVGDLLFAPSETSQFGKRIVTSPVCLQFEDVSFAYPGREATLQHINMTLKQGEEAVIVGQSGSGKTTLLRLISGMLLASSGTLRINKIPIEECDLSSLRQHIRIVHADDILFTGSILDNIACFDSAPDKEQVIAACRLAEVDHVVARLPHGYETEMLPGNTFFSAGEMQRLVLARALYSQPKLLLCDEVTANLDKTTAQKVLANLRSLGIGLVFVTHSPDVVGCQGRLYTMENGTLRESEQ; from the coding sequence ATGTTTTCGCTCTTTCAGTATAAAAAACAGGGTAAGACCCCTGTTATTCGCCAGCATGAATTTACCGAATGTGGACTGGCCTGCCTGGCGATGGTGTTGGGGCACTACGACCACCATGTCTCCGTCAGCCAGCTGCGCCGGGAGATTTCCGTTTCCGCCGATGCGGGAACCTCAATGGCGGAATTGATGACCCTTGCCAGCGATAAAAATATGTCTGGCCGGGTGCTTAAAGGCGAAATCACTGAAATAGAAACGTCTGAGCTGCCGCTCATCGCCTTCTGGCGCAGCAACCATTTCGTGGTCATCGTGAAGATCGACAGCCGCAGCGTGACCGTTCACGACCCGGCCAGCGGCGTGCGTCGTTACCGTCTGAAAGAGGCGGAAAAACTCTTTTCCGGCTATGTGCTTGAGCTTAAGCCCACGCCGTGCTTCGAAAAGAAATCCCCGGATGAAAAGCTCACGCTTGGCCGTTTAGCCAATAAATCTCCGAGCCTGTTCCAGCGCCAGCTGCTGCTGTTTGTGCTCTGTATTTTTACTCTCATCACCATGCTGGCAAGCCCCACCTACGTGCAGCTGATTATGGATGAGGCCATTTCCCGCAGCGACAGCGATCTGGTGATCCTGCTCACCGCGATCTTCGCTATCGTCTTTATCTTTGAAGTCATCGGTAAATTCCTCAAGCAGCTGCTTGAGATCCTGATGCGTAACATTGCCTATGACGATTTAAGCCAGTCCGTGCGCCACTACATGCTGCGCACCCAGACCAGCTGGTTCCGCTCGCGCCCGCCGGGCATCGTGCTGGCTATTGAGAAATCGCTCCACGCCTGCGCGGAGTTCATCAGCAATGGTTACGTGCAAATTCTCTTTTCCAGCCTGATCGCCGTCACCAGCCTGCTGTTTATGCTGCTGTATAACGTCAAAATTGCGCTGCTGACAATGCTGCTGATGGGCGTGTTTTTTCTGATCCGCTTTTCGCTGATCGGCCCCTATCAACGCGCGGTGGATGACTCCATCGAGCGCACCGCCCAGTATGAGTCTCTGCTGGTGGAGACGCAGAAAGGGATCATAACGCTCAAAGCGAACAACATGGAGCAGGCCCGGGATGCGGTGATGGACAAATCCCAGCGCGAGCACATCGCCGGGCTGATGCGTAAAGAGCGGCTACTGGCCCGCTTTGACGTGGCTTCGCTGCTGGTGATCAATGCCGAGCAGCTGCTGGTGGTCTGCTTTGGCGCGTGGCTGATCCTGGAAGGGCAGATGAGCATCGGGATGCTTTACGCCTATATCAGCTATAAGCGCTATTTTTCCGATGCCATGGTGCAGGTGGCGCAGAAGCTGCTGGACAAAAATGCCCTCAAGGGGCCGCTGGATCGCGTGGGCGACCTGCTGTTTGCTCCCTCTGAAACCAGCCAGTTTGGGAAGCGGATTGTCACCTCGCCGGTCTGTCTGCAATTTGAGGATGTCTCATTTGCCTATCCTGGCCGGGAGGCCACGCTACAGCATATCAACATGACCCTGAAGCAGGGCGAAGAGGCGGTGATTGTGGGCCAGAGCGGGTCGGGAAAAACCACGCTGCTGCGTTTGATCTCCGGCATGCTGCTGGCATCGTCTGGCACGCTGCGGATCAATAAGATCCCCATTGAGGAGTGCGATCTTTCCTCGCTGCGTCAGCACATCCGCATCGTCCATGCGGACGATATTCTCTTCACCGGCTCGATTCTGGACAACATCGCCTGCTTTGACAGCGCACCGGATAAAGAGCAGGTCATTGCCGCGTGTCGGCTGGCGGAGGTGGACCACGTCGTCGCCCGGCTGCCGCACGGCTACGAAACGGAGATGCTGCCGGGGAACACCTTTTTCTCTGCCGGGGAGATGCAGCGTCTGGTTCTGGCGCGCGCCCTGTACAGCCAGCCTAAGCTTCTGCTCTGTGACGAAGTGACGGCGAACCTGGATAAAACGACCGCGCAGAAAGTGCTGGCGAACCTGCGTAGCCTGGGGATTGGCCTGGTGTTTGTCACCCACTCGCCGGACGTGGTGGGCTGTCAGGGGCGTCTCTATACCATGGAAAACGGCACCCTGCGGGAGAGTGAGCAATGA